A genomic stretch from Haloferax sp. Atlit-12N includes:
- a CDS encoding NosD domain-containing protein, whose translation MALVTPETTRWVAAATALVFVLASVSFVVPASGSVSPVPFDDTVKTGGTSVDVRTAEVEGFEVPLAQVHFSRYRYIIGYYGVTTAAADVSTAESARQFGDPLGVFVTDYATVSPDLDDDGYLRTEHNRNTGWTKASEASFVVDSGARVPSGPIAVPFSDADAARSFADAHGGEVVDWATLRERAGDPLSSRLAAFESSVAAHHEWANQTTAASDALFDRPVSTVVGEDAPTVEAAVASAPANTTVYVPAGTYSVDAVELNRSVTLLGAGSDTRLVGDGNDSVVHLRADRSAVGNLSVSGVGEVGTRRVRATNESVDWDTRVELAYGRGDAGVVLDGANESAIRGVEIDTPASGIIARESADSVVDGVTVRGADDPSDGFMGVVLIGERSVVQDSTFLGGRDGVYTHRADGSVIRDNRMEDGRYGVHQMYTSDALVADNVVRGDRIGVVLMTRPVGNLVVGNDVRESDFGFMPAGSDTYVADNVFAGNDYGMDVSGDRQVYVGNVVAGNGVGIRGSSTFPTNVVVRNDIVGNDVRVESSLGPMRTWTVVGEGNYWGDLPLEDANGDGVYDRAYQPSGVVDAELGREPGALALSESPAVRALRRARDAVSGLRGSGVVDAAPRTEPVRPETLAALNATEETDD comes from the coding sequence ATGGCGCTCGTCACACCCGAGACGACCCGCTGGGTCGCCGCCGCGACGGCGCTCGTCTTCGTCCTCGCCAGCGTCTCCTTCGTCGTCCCCGCCTCCGGGTCCGTGTCGCCGGTTCCCTTCGACGACACGGTCAAGACCGGCGGCACGTCGGTCGACGTGCGAACGGCCGAAGTCGAGGGGTTCGAGGTCCCGCTCGCGCAGGTCCACTTCTCTCGGTACCGCTACATCATCGGCTACTACGGCGTGACCACGGCCGCTGCGGACGTGTCCACCGCCGAGAGCGCCCGCCAGTTCGGCGACCCGCTCGGGGTGTTCGTCACTGACTACGCGACGGTCTCGCCCGACCTCGACGACGACGGCTACCTCCGAACCGAACACAACCGCAACACCGGCTGGACGAAAGCGTCCGAGGCGTCGTTCGTCGTGGACTCCGGCGCGCGAGTCCCCTCCGGCCCGATTGCCGTCCCGTTTTCCGACGCCGACGCGGCGCGCTCGTTCGCGGACGCCCACGGCGGCGAAGTCGTCGATTGGGCGACGCTCCGCGAGCGCGCCGGCGACCCGCTTTCGTCCCGCCTCGCCGCCTTCGAGTCGTCGGTCGCCGCCCACCACGAGTGGGCGAACCAGACCACCGCTGCGAGTGATGCGCTGTTCGACAGGCCGGTCTCGACCGTCGTCGGCGAGGACGCGCCGACCGTCGAAGCCGCGGTCGCGTCGGCCCCCGCGAACACGACCGTCTACGTCCCCGCGGGAACCTACTCGGTCGACGCGGTCGAACTGAACCGCTCGGTGACGCTCCTCGGAGCCGGAAGCGACACGCGACTCGTCGGCGACGGAAACGACAGCGTCGTCCACCTCCGCGCCGACCGGAGCGCGGTCGGGAACCTCTCCGTCTCCGGCGTCGGCGAGGTGGGGACTCGCCGGGTCCGCGCTACCAACGAGTCCGTCGACTGGGACACCCGCGTCGAACTCGCCTACGGCCGCGGCGACGCCGGCGTCGTCCTCGACGGCGCGAACGAGTCGGCGATCCGCGGCGTCGAAATCGACACGCCCGCGAGCGGTATCATCGCCCGCGAGAGCGCCGACAGCGTCGTCGACGGCGTGACGGTCCGCGGGGCCGACGACCCCTCCGACGGCTTCATGGGCGTCGTCCTCATCGGCGAGCGGTCGGTCGTACAGGACTCGACGTTCCTCGGCGGCCGCGACGGCGTCTACACCCATCGCGCCGACGGGAGCGTCATCCGCGACAACCGCATGGAAGACGGCCGCTACGGCGTCCACCAGATGTACACCTCGGACGCGCTCGTCGCCGACAACGTCGTCCGCGGGGACCGCATCGGCGTCGTCCTCATGACGCGGCCCGTCGGCAACCTCGTGGTCGGAAACGACGTGCGCGAGTCCGACTTCGGGTTCATGCCCGCCGGGAGCGACACCTACGTCGCTGACAACGTCTTCGCCGGCAACGACTACGGGATGGACGTGAGCGGCGACCGGCAGGTGTACGTCGGAAACGTCGTCGCCGGAAACGGGGTCGGTATCCGCGGAAGTTCGACGTTCCCGACGAACGTCGTCGTCCGAAACGACATCGTCGGCAACGACGTGCGCGTCGAGTCGTCGCTCGGCCCGATGCGGACGTGGACCGTCGTCGGCGAGGGCAACTACTGGGGCGACCTGCCGCTCGAAGACGCGAACGGCGATGGCGTCTACGACCGGGCGTACCAGCCCTCCGGGGTGGTCGACGCCGAACTCGGCCGCGAACCCGGCGCGCTCGCGCTCTCCGAGTCGCCCGCGGTGCGCGCGCTCCGTCGCGCCCGCGACGCGGTGTCCGGTCTCCGTGGGTCCGGCGTCGTCGACGCCGCGCCCCGGACCGAGCCAGTTCGACCGGAGACGCTCGCCGCCCTGAACGCGACGGAGGAGACTGATGACTGA
- a CDS encoding ABC transporter ATP-binding protein, translating into MTDESTTMPNPEPATTAETDSDESTGEPADSTSNGPAIAATDLSHAFGDVRVLDGVSLSVAPGEIVALVGPNGSGKSTLLRFLARVRAPDEGTVTIGASNGRARVGYLPQQPGFRARFTAADTLDFYAQFVDEDVDVAGVLERVGLADAADRRVDALSGGMTRLLGLGRALVGDPAVVVLDEPASGLDPGMVERLFGIVSDLADAGVAVVLSSHNLGPIERTADRVVVLDGGRFVADGDPRAVVESVGATDLQTAFGDLVATEEVTGR; encoded by the coding sequence ATGACTGACGAATCCACCACGATGCCGAACCCCGAACCCGCGACGACCGCCGAGACGGATTCCGACGAATCGACGGGCGAACCCGCCGATTCCACCTCGAACGGACCAGCTATCGCCGCGACCGACCTCAGCCACGCCTTCGGCGACGTGCGCGTCCTCGACGGCGTCTCGCTGTCGGTCGCGCCCGGCGAAATCGTCGCGCTCGTCGGCCCCAACGGCTCGGGGAAGTCCACGCTCTTACGGTTTCTCGCGCGGGTCCGCGCGCCAGACGAGGGAACGGTCACCATCGGAGCCAGTAACGGGCGCGCCCGCGTGGGCTACCTCCCCCAGCAACCCGGCTTCCGCGCCAGGTTCACCGCGGCCGACACGCTCGACTTCTACGCGCAGTTCGTGGACGAGGACGTGGACGTGGCCGGCGTGCTGGAGCGCGTCGGCCTCGCCGACGCCGCCGACCGCCGGGTCGACGCGCTCTCCGGCGGGATGACGCGCCTGCTCGGTCTCGGCCGGGCGCTCGTCGGCGACCCGGCCGTGGTCGTCCTCGACGAGCCGGCCAGCGGCCTCGACCCCGGCATGGTCGAACGGCTGTTCGGCATCGTCTCCGACCTCGCTGACGCGGGCGTCGCGGTCGTCCTCTCGTCGCACAACCTCGGCCCCATCGAGCGGACCGCCGACCGCGTGGTCGTCCTCGACGGCGGGCGGTTCGTCGCCGACGGCGACCCGCGGGCGGTGGTCGAGTCGGTCGGCGCGACCGACCTCCAGACCGCCTTCGGCGACCTCGTGGCGACCGAGGAGGTGACGGGCAGATGA
- a CDS encoding ABC transporter permease yields the protein MSDGDLDGLGDVFAIAARELRTVVRAPTVVALSVVFGLTVVAVAAAGSGARGGYVPLVLDLVPFVEALVPLLAVALCYRAVLSDRESGELDVLRTFDVSRPAYVGGVYLGRGLALVFVVFGSLLAAGATVPVLSPPDPTFLALNEAADSPVAFLRFSVLTVLFALAVAAVALAVSAAARTARQAIALAVSLLVAFVVGVDAAAVAGLASGTLGIDAVPLVLAASPNGAFRSLVLGVAVETGGGGSPTAALAGLVGWVVVALAVAVLTAWRPVE from the coding sequence ATGAGCGACGGCGACCTCGACGGCCTCGGCGACGTGTTCGCCATCGCGGCGCGCGAACTTCGGACGGTCGTCAGGGCCCCCACGGTCGTCGCGCTCTCGGTCGTCTTCGGGCTGACCGTCGTCGCGGTCGCGGCCGCGGGCTCCGGCGCGCGCGGCGGCTACGTCCCGCTGGTGCTGGATTTGGTCCCGTTCGTGGAGGCCCTCGTTCCGCTTCTCGCCGTCGCGCTCTGCTATCGGGCGGTGCTTTCGGACCGCGAATCGGGCGAACTCGACGTGCTCCGCACCTTCGACGTGTCCCGGCCGGCCTACGTCGGCGGCGTCTACCTCGGCCGGGGGCTCGCGCTCGTGTTCGTCGTCTTCGGGTCGCTGCTCGCAGCGGGAGCGACCGTCCCGGTGCTCTCGCCGCCGGACCCGACGTTTCTCGCGCTGAACGAGGCCGCCGACTCGCCGGTCGCGTTCCTCCGCTTTTCCGTCCTCACGGTCCTGTTCGCCCTCGCGGTCGCGGCCGTCGCGCTCGCCGTCTCGGCCGCTGCGCGGACCGCCCGGCAGGCAATCGCGCTCGCCGTCAGCCTGCTCGTCGCCTTCGTCGTCGGCGTCGACGCCGCCGCCGTTGCCGGACTGGCCTCGGGAACCCTCGGCATCGACGCGGTCCCGCTCGTCCTCGCGGCGAGCCCGAACGGTGCGTTTCGGTCGCTCGTCCTCGGCGTCGCCGTCGAGACCGGCGGGGGAGGGTCGCCGACCGCAGCGCTCGCGGGACTCGTCGGCTGGGTCGTCGTCGCGCTTGCGGTCGCGGTGCTCACGGCGTGGCGACCGGTAGAATAG
- a CDS encoding FAD-dependent oxidoreductase: MDAIVTVSAARDVGPGTVAIEFETPDGFEAEPGQFVKLSAEVDGESYARFYTLSSAGVGDTFEVTVGIDPEEAGPFSQHLDSLAAGDDIEISGPFGQSYYDGESRVVVLAGGPGVGPAVGIAEAAVADGNEAAVVYLDDAPAHEDRLSALRDDGASVVVTGDESDLADAVSDALTGDEGEQVFVYGFADFVASATDAVEAAGGDADAAKVENFG; encoded by the coding sequence ATGGACGCAATCGTCACCGTCTCCGCGGCCCGCGACGTCGGCCCCGGAACGGTCGCCATCGAGTTCGAGACGCCCGACGGCTTCGAAGCGGAACCGGGCCAGTTCGTCAAACTCTCCGCCGAGGTCGACGGCGAGTCGTACGCGCGGTTCTACACGCTCTCGTCGGCCGGCGTCGGCGACACGTTCGAGGTGACCGTCGGCATCGACCCCGAGGAGGCCGGGCCGTTCAGCCAGCACCTCGACTCGCTCGCGGCCGGCGACGACATCGAGATTTCCGGGCCGTTCGGGCAGAGCTACTACGACGGCGAGTCGCGCGTGGTCGTCCTCGCTGGCGGTCCCGGCGTCGGCCCCGCGGTCGGCATCGCCGAGGCCGCGGTCGCCGACGGCAACGAGGCCGCCGTGGTCTATCTCGACGACGCGCCTGCGCACGAAGACCGACTCTCCGCGCTCCGCGACGACGGCGCGAGCGTCGTCGTCACCGGCGACGAATCCGACCTCGCAGACGCCGTCTCCGACGCGCTCACCGGCGACGAGGGCGAACAGGTCTTCGTCTACGGCTTCGCCGACTTCGTCGCCAGCGCGACCGACGCCGTCGAGGCCGCCGGCGGCGACGCCGACGCCGCGAAAGTCGAGAACTTCGGGTAG